From the genome of Halomonas sp. MCCC 1A13316, one region includes:
- the fdhD gene encoding formate dehydrogenase accessory sulfurtransferase FdhD produces the protein MSDDQSRCQAPVDVRRGSSAERLKDSIAVETPVALVYNGISHAVMMATPAELEDFALGFSFTEGILEASEELYGIEVLEETAGIAVHLDIATQRFMELKQRRRSLAGRTGCGLCGTESLEQAIRPVVSVTAPRVEDAAIQHALDALKWHQPLQRETGATHGAAWCDLDGQVLLAREDVGRHNALDKLIGAMLKRRFDPHHGFALVSSRASYEMVQKCASAGIGCLVAVSASTSLAIELARQAGLKLVGFARPGRHVIYHQPAVETAPAAHASGG, from the coding sequence ATGAGTGACGACCAGAGTCGCTGCCAGGCCCCGGTTGATGTGCGCCGGGGTAGCAGCGCCGAGCGGTTGAAGGACAGCATCGCGGTGGAGACACCGGTGGCGCTGGTCTACAACGGCATTTCCCATGCCGTAATGATGGCCACGCCCGCGGAGCTGGAGGACTTCGCCCTCGGCTTCAGCTTTACCGAGGGGATCCTTGAGGCGTCCGAGGAACTCTATGGCATCGAGGTGCTGGAGGAGACCGCCGGCATCGCCGTGCACCTCGATATCGCTACCCAGCGCTTCATGGAACTCAAGCAGCGACGGCGCAGCCTGGCGGGCCGCACCGGCTGCGGCCTGTGCGGTACCGAGTCGCTGGAACAGGCAATTCGCCCGGTGGTTTCGGTGACGGCACCGCGGGTAGAAGATGCGGCCATCCAGCATGCATTGGACGCCTTGAAGTGGCATCAGCCGCTGCAGCGCGAGACCGGTGCCACCCACGGTGCCGCCTGGTGCGACCTCGACGGGCAGGTGCTGCTGGCGCGTGAGGACGTGGGTCGCCACAACGCGTTGGACAAGCTGATCGGCGCCATGCTGAAGCGTCGCTTCGACCCGCATCACGGCTTCGCGCTGGTCTCCAGCCGGGCCAGCTACGAGATGGTGCAGAAGTGCGCCAGTGCCGGCATCGGTTGCCTGGTCGCGGTATCGGCGTCCACCTCGCTTGCCATCGAGCTGGCGCGCCAGGCGGGCCTGAAGCTGGTCGGCTTCGCCCGCCCGGGGCGCCACGTCATCTATCATCAGCCGGCCGTCGAGACAGCGCCGGCAGCCCATGCCAGCGGAGGTTGA